The proteins below are encoded in one region of Microcaecilia unicolor unplaced genomic scaffold, aMicUni1.1, whole genome shotgun sequence:
- the LOC115459264 gene encoding gastrula zinc finger protein XlCGF26.1-like: MHTGEKPFTCSECGKSFTEKRTLTKHQRMHTGVNLFTCSECGKSFTMKRTLTKHQRMHTGEKPFTCTECGKSFITKETLTKHQRMHTGEKLFPCTDCGKSFSKKQTLTIHQRIHTGEKPFTCTVCGKSFTEKKRLTRHQRIHTGEKPFTYSECGKSFTEKKTLTIHQRIHTVEKPYKCSECDKSFRKKEKLTTHQKIHTGEKPFICTECGKSFITKETLTIHQRMHTGEKLFPCTDCGKSFSKKQTLTIHQRIHTGEKPFTCTVCGKSFTEKQTLTKHHRIHTGEKPFTCTECGKSFITKETLTIHQRMHTGEKLFPCTDCGKSFSKKQTLTIHQRIHTGEKPFTCTVCGKSFTEKKRLTRHQRIHTGEKPFTYSECGKSFTEKQTLTKHQRIHTVEKPYKCSECDKSFRKKEKLTTHQKIHTGEKPFICNQCGKSFSKKGTLAIHQRIHTGEKLFPCTECGKSFTMKKTLTIHQRIHTRVNLFTCSECGKSFTMKKTLTIHQRIHTGEKPFTCTECGKSFTMKKTLTKHQRMHTGEKPFTYSECGKSFTEKRTLTIHQRIHTGEKPFTCSECGKSFTEKRTLTIHQRIHTGEKPFTCSECGKS, translated from the exons atgcacacaggagagaagccgttcacatgtagtgagtgtggtaaaagctttactgagaagagaaCACTGACCAAACACCAGAGAATGCACACAGGGGTGAATctgtttacatgtagtgagtgtggtaaaagctttactatgAAGAGAACACTGACCAAACACCAGAGAatgcacacag gtgagaagccatttacatgtactgagtgtggtaaaagctttattacgaaggaaacactgaccaaacaccagagaatgcacacaggtgagaagctgtTTCCATGtactgactgtggtaaaagctttagtaaaaagcaaacactgaccatacaccagagaatccacacaggtgagaagccgtttacatgtactgtgtgtggtaaaagctttactgagaagaaaagactgaccagacaccagagaatccacacaggagagaagccgtttacatatagtgagtgtggtaaaagctttactgagaagaaaacactgaccatacatcagagaattcacacagtagAAAAGCCATATAAATGTagtgagtgtgataaaagctttcgTAAAAAGGAAAAACTGACCACACAtcagaaaatccatacaggagagaagccatttatatgtactgagtgtggtaaaagctttattacgaaggaaacactgaccatacaccagagaatgcacacaggtgagaagctgtTTCCATGtactgactgtggtaaaagctttagtaaaaagcaaacactgaccatacaccagagaatccacacaggtgagaagccgtttacatgtactgtgtgtggtaaaagctttactgagaagcaaacactgaccAAACACCATAGAATCCatacaggtgagaagccatttacatgtactgagtgtggtaaaagctttattacgaaggaaacactgaccatacaccagagaatgcacacaggtgagaagctgtTTCCATGtactgactgtggtaaaagctttagtaaaaagcaaacactgaccatacaccagagaatccacacaggtgagaagccgtttacatgtactgtgtgtggtaaaagctttactgagaagaaaagactgaccagacaccagagaatccacacaggagagaagccgtttacatatagtgagtgtggtaaaagctttactgagaagcaaacactgaccaaacatcagagaattcacacagtagAAAAGCCATATAAATGTagtgagtgtgataaaagctttcgTAAAAAGGAAAAACTGACCACACAtcagaaaatccatacaggagagaagccatttatatgtaatcaatgtggtaaaagctttagtaaaaagggaacACTggccatacaccagagaatccacacaggtgagaagctatttccatgtactgagtgtggtaaaagctttactatgaagaaaacactgaccatacaccagagaatccacacaaggGTGAATctgtttacatgtagtgagtgtggtaaaagctttactatgaagaaaacactgaccatacaccagagaatccacacaggtgagaagccatttacatgtactgagtgtggtaaaagctttactatgaagaaaacactgaccaaacaccagagaatgcacacaggtgagaagccgttcacatatagtgagtgtggtaaaagctttactgagaagagaacactgaccatacaccagagaatccacacaggtgagaagccgttcacatgtagtgagtgtggtaaaagctttactgagaagagaacactgaccatacaccagagaatccacacaggtgagaagccgttcacatgtagtgagtgtggtaaaagc